A window from Candidatus Margulisiibacteriota bacterium encodes these proteins:
- a CDS encoding NADH-quinone oxidoreductase subunit K, with the protein MNIEQTLFFWQYASAAILLIVIGFYCLLVTYNLFRVLIGLELLIKGVTLFLLAAGVLGGHGAVSQGMIITVIVIEVVVMIVAAGVVLAFQNEYDSLNVKNARQLKG; encoded by the coding sequence ATGAACATTGAGCAAACGCTGTTTTTCTGGCAATACGCGTCGGCGGCGATCTTATTGATAGTGATCGGCTTCTACTGCCTGCTGGTCACTTACAACCTGTTCCGCGTCCTGATCGGCCTGGAATTGCTGATCAAGGGGGTAACTTTGTTCCTGCTGGCCGCCGGGGTGTTGGGCGGGCACGGCGCGGTCAGCCAGGGGATGATCATTACCGTGATCGTGATCGAGGTCGTGGTGATGATCGTCGCCGCCGGGGTAGTGCTGGCTTTCCAGAACGAATATGATTCGCTTAACGTCAAGAACGCGAGGCAACTGAAAGGATGA
- a CDS encoding NADH-quinone oxidoreductase subunit B family protein has translation MKIIDKIVHWSRLKSPWILHFNTGACNACDIEIIAALTPRFDLERFGVQLKATPRHADILVCSGPVTRQIRDRLVRIYEQMAEPKFVVAVGSCATSGGVFSGLYNVQGGIDQVIPVDAYIPGCPASPQAIIDGVVKLLKKLEGAA, from the coding sequence ATGAAGATCATCGATAAGATCGTCCACTGGTCGCGGCTCAAATCGCCGTGGATCCTCCATTTCAACACCGGGGCTTGCAACGCCTGCGACATCGAGATCATCGCGGCGCTGACGCCGCGCTTCGACCTGGAGCGATTCGGCGTCCAGCTCAAGGCGACGCCGCGCCATGCCGATATCCTGGTCTGTTCCGGCCCGGTCACCCGCCAGATCCGCGACCGGCTGGTGCGGATCTACGAGCAGATGGCCGAGCCGAAGTTCGTCGTCGCGGTCGGCAGCTGCGCCACCAGCGGCGGCGTTTTTTCCGGGCTGTACAATGTCCAGGGAGGGATCGATCAGGTCATCCCGGTCGACGCCTATATCCCCGGTTGTCCGGCCAGCCCGCAGGCGATCATCGACGGCGTGGTCAAATTGCTTAAGAAACTGGAGGGAGCGGCATGA
- a CDS encoding NADH-quinone oxidoreductase subunit C translates to MSDLTQIKQQLEDKFVYLKGGIREQGERRLWSEVSYDLFFDVFGYAVKELGFDALCTITGLDEGEYLAFIYHLSKGGLVFNLKTKILKDKEDLRTVIDYFPGAAIYEREVVDLLGVKVAGLPDGVRYPLPDDWPAGQYPLRKDWDPKVLDQKEAG, encoded by the coding sequence ATGAGCGATCTCACGCAGATTAAACAGCAGCTGGAAGATAAATTCGTTTACCTTAAAGGCGGCATCCGTGAGCAGGGGGAGCGCCGTCTCTGGAGCGAGGTCAGCTACGACCTCTTTTTCGACGTGTTCGGCTACGCGGTCAAAGAACTCGGATTTGACGCGCTCTGCACGATCACCGGGCTGGATGAGGGAGAATACCTGGCTTTCATCTATCACCTGAGCAAGGGTGGGCTGGTCTTTAACCTGAAAACGAAGATCTTAAAGGACAAGGAAGATCTCCGGACGGTTATCGACTATTTCCCCGGCGCGGCGATCTATGAGCGGGAAGTCGTCGACCTGCTCGGCGTGAAAGTCGCTGGATTGCCGGACGGCGTCCGTTATCCGCTGCCGGACGACTGGCCGGCCGGCCAATATCCGCTCCGCAAGGACTGGGACCCTAAGGTCCTGGACCAGAAGGAGGCCGGCTAA
- a CDS encoding nickel-dependent hydrogenase large subunit: MLISIGPQHPALKEPTSFSLALRGEKIDAIQVKIGYNHRGIEKGCESRTYIQDMYLLERICGICSHAHSTAYVQAVETIAGLQVPRRALYIRTLIGELERIHSHLLWLGVAGHEIGFDTLLMYTWRDREAVMDLLAELTGNRVNYGINTIGGVRRDLTKEEGEKILKIIDKLEEQTKYYVQIAQEESTLIQRLSGVGKLPKADALRLGAVGPTARASSIAFDVRKDDPYAAYGELDFKVVSADQADVYGRTVVRLGELLEAYSLIRQVIKNLPDGPIAVRAPRKIPAGEALSRYEAPRGEDVHYVKANGTDMPERVKVRAPTLANSQAIAKMLEDRYLADLPIVVAAIDPCFSCTDRAIEVEGKGLMSWEKLRQYSIDWYRKQGVDFRNVKRII; the protein is encoded by the coding sequence ATGCTGATCTCGATCGGGCCGCAGCACCCGGCGTTAAAAGAGCCGACCAGCTTTAGCCTGGCTCTGCGCGGCGAAAAGATCGACGCGATCCAGGTCAAGATCGGCTACAACCACCGCGGGATCGAAAAAGGCTGCGAATCGCGCACCTATATCCAGGACATGTACTTGCTGGAACGGATCTGCGGGATCTGTTCCCACGCCCATTCCACCGCTTACGTCCAGGCGGTGGAGACGATCGCCGGTCTGCAGGTCCCCCGGCGGGCCTTGTATATCCGGACACTGATCGGCGAACTGGAGCGGATCCACAGCCATCTCCTCTGGCTCGGCGTGGCCGGCCACGAGATCGGCTTTGACACGTTATTAATGTATACCTGGCGCGACCGGGAAGCGGTCATGGACCTGCTGGCCGAGCTGACCGGCAACCGCGTCAACTACGGCATTAACACGATCGGCGGCGTCCGCCGCGATCTCACCAAAGAAGAGGGGGAGAAGATCCTCAAGATCATCGACAAACTGGAGGAACAGACCAAATACTACGTGCAGATCGCGCAGGAGGAATCGACCTTGATCCAGCGGCTTTCCGGGGTCGGCAAGCTGCCCAAAGCGGACGCGCTCCGGCTTGGCGCGGTCGGGCCGACCGCCCGGGCGTCCAGCATCGCTTTTGACGTCCGCAAGGACGACCCGTACGCCGCTTACGGCGAGCTCGATTTCAAAGTGGTCAGCGCCGACCAGGCCGACGTTTACGGCCGGACGGTCGTCCGGCTCGGCGAACTGCTGGAAGCGTATTCGCTCATCCGGCAGGTGATCAAGAACCTGCCGGACGGGCCGATCGCGGTCCGCGCGCCGCGCAAGATCCCGGCGGGCGAAGCGCTGAGCCGCTACGAAGCGCCGCGCGGCGAAGACGTCCATTATGTCAAAGCGAACGGCACGGATATGCCCGAACGGGTCAAAGTGCGCGCGCCAACATTGGCGAACAGCCAGGCGATCGCCAAGATGCTGGAAGACCGTTATCTGGCCGACCTGCCGATCGTGGTGGCGGCGATCGATCCGTGCTTCTCCTGCACCGACCGGGCGATCGAGGTCGAAGGGAAGGGGCTGATGTCGTGGGAAAAACTGCGGCAGTACAGCATCGACTGGTACCGTAAACAGGGAGTGGATTTCCGCAATGTTAAGCGCATTATTTAA
- a CDS encoding complex I subunit 1 family protein, producing MLSALFNILVFPGLLFLSFLGTTAEYIDRKLYARFQNRVGPPWFQPVADLIKLFGKSEVVPEEADPAMFKLVPLVALAATCAAYLYIPIWGTKALYYFKGDLIVILYLLTLPTFTFFLGGWYSRSLYATIGAIRSVTQLFAYEIPLLLAVLAPALLANTWSLSEMVEYYTVHPWYWLFNLIGFGVALIALLGKLERVPFDSPEAETEIVAGSFTEYSGRFLAFFRWAIDIEAVVGASLLAAVFMPFGLGYAPVVAFTLYLIKILFILCLLTLARTVMARLRIDQMIDFCWRIVAPVAFLQILINLILKEILL from the coding sequence ATGTTAAGCGCATTATTTAATATCCTGGTCTTTCCGGGACTGTTATTCCTGTCGTTCCTCGGGACGACGGCGGAATACATCGACCGGAAGCTTTATGCCCGGTTCCAGAACCGGGTCGGCCCCCCCTGGTTCCAGCCGGTCGCCGACCTGATCAAGCTGTTCGGCAAGAGCGAAGTCGTGCCGGAGGAGGCGGACCCGGCGATGTTCAAACTAGTGCCGCTGGTCGCCCTGGCGGCGACTTGCGCCGCTTACCTCTACATCCCGATCTGGGGAACTAAAGCGCTTTATTATTTCAAGGGCGACCTGATCGTCATCCTTTATCTCTTGACCTTGCCGACCTTTACTTTTTTCCTCGGCGGTTGGTACTCGCGTTCGCTCTACGCCACGATCGGGGCGATCCGCTCGGTCACCCAGCTTTTTGCTTATGAAATCCCGCTGCTGTTGGCCGTGCTCGCCCCGGCGCTTTTAGCCAACACCTGGTCGCTGTCGGAAATGGTCGAGTATTACACGGTCCACCCGTGGTACTGGCTTTTTAACCTGATCGGCTTCGGCGTCGCCCTGATCGCCCTGCTGGGCAAACTGGAGCGCGTCCCTTTTGACAGTCCGGAGGCGGAGACCGAGATCGTCGCCGGCAGCTTTACCGAATACAGCGGCCGCTTCCTGGCGTTCTTCCGCTGGGCGATCGATATCGAGGCGGTGGTCGGCGCGTCGCTGCTGGCGGCGGTTTTTATGCCGTTCGGCCTCGGCTATGCTCCGGTCGTCGCTTTTACGCTTTATTTAATAAAGATCCTGTTCATCCTTTGCCTGCTGACGCTCGCTCGGACGGTCATGGCCCGCCTGCGCATCGACCAGATGATCGATTTTTGCTGGCGGATCGTCGCGCCGGTCGCTTTTCTGCAGATCCTGATCAACCTGATCTTAAAGGAGATACTGCTCTGA
- a CDS encoding 4Fe-4S binding protein: MAKKIFSRPGAMIALVLKTLFQKPATVDYPNKPMPMTKNFRGKLNFLPEKCIGCLICMKDCPTDAIEIKKLGDKKFEMDIDLGKCIYCGQCVDSCPKKALAITPNFELAQFSHDKLRIVFNADGPEGGTDQPS, translated from the coding sequence ATGGCCAAAAAGATCTTTAGCCGCCCGGGGGCGATGATCGCCCTGGTCCTGAAAACGCTCTTCCAGAAACCGGCGACGGTCGATTATCCGAACAAGCCGATGCCGATGACGAAAAACTTCCGGGGCAAACTTAATTTTTTACCGGAGAAGTGCATCGGCTGCCTGATCTGCATGAAAGATTGCCCGACCGACGCGATCGAGATCAAGAAGCTCGGCGACAAGAAGTTCGAAATGGATATCGACCTGGGAAAATGCATCTACTGCGGCCAGTGCGTCGACAGCTGTCCGAAAAAAGCGCTGGCGATCACCCCGAACTTCGAACTGGCCCAGTTCTCTCACGACAAGCTGAGGATCGTTTTTAATGCCGACGGACCTGAAGGCGGAACTGACCAGCCGTCTTAA
- the hycI gene encoding hydrogenase maturation peptidase HycI, with amino-acid sequence MPTDLKAELTSRLKGATRVVLLGVGSDLRGDDAAGMLVAAQLQNAPKPTVLLGGTAPENLTGEIKKLKPSHLLIVDAAELKAAPGTVKLLTPEEIGGFSFSTHALPLKVMIDFILADWQCAVTIIAIQPADTRFGAPVHPAVNRAVGELADSLKAVISS; translated from the coding sequence ATGCCGACGGACCTGAAGGCGGAACTGACCAGCCGTCTTAAGGGGGCGACGCGGGTCGTCCTGCTCGGCGTCGGCTCCGACCTGCGCGGCGACGACGCGGCCGGCATGCTGGTCGCCGCACAACTGCAAAACGCCCCAAAACCGACGGTCCTCCTGGGCGGGACCGCGCCGGAAAACCTGACCGGCGAGATCAAAAAACTCAAGCCTTCCCATTTATTGATCGTTGACGCGGCCGAGTTGAAAGCGGCGCCGGGGACGGTCAAACTCCTGACGCCGGAGGAGATCGGCGGCTTTTCTTTTTCCACCCACGCTTTGCCGCTCAAGGTGATGATCGATTTTATCCTGGCCGATTGGCAATGCGCCGTGACCATAATCGCGATCCAACCGGCCGACACGCGTTTCGGCGCGCCGGTCCATCCGGCGGTAAACCGGGCGGTCGGGGAGCTTGCCGACAGCCTAAAAGCGGTTATTTCTTCTTAG
- a CDS encoding DUF4342 domain-containing protein: MVEKEEIIEEFKVNGELLLAKVKEIVKEGNVRKITIKGKDGKELMSFPLTFGVVGALLAPVLAAVGAVAALVTECTISVERDQTAKTKKK; this comes from the coding sequence ATGGTAGAAAAAGAAGAGATCATTGAAGAGTTCAAGGTGAACGGTGAGCTGCTGCTGGCCAAGGTCAAAGAGATCGTTAAGGAAGGGAACGTCCGCAAGATCACGATCAAGGGTAAGGACGGAAAAGAGCTGATGTCGTTCCCGCTGACGTTCGGCGTGGTCGGCGCCCTGCTCGCCCCGGTCCTGGCCGCCGTCGGCGCGGTCGCCGCGCTCGTCACCGAGTGCACGATCTCGGTCGAACGGGACCAAACCGCTAAAACTAAGAAGAAATAA